DNA from Demetria terragena DSM 11295:
CTCAGCATGTCGACAAGCGCGCGAATGACCTGCTTGCAATCACCGACGATCGGCACGTCGGCTGCGCGGTTCTTGGAGATCTCGGCTGGGTCGATATCAGCGTGAATCACCTTGGCGTACGGCGCGAATGAGCTGAGTTGGCCAGTGACTCGATCGTCGAATCGAGTGCCCAGCGCAATCAGCAGATCGGCTCGCTGGAGAGCAGTCACCGCCGGAACCGAGCCGTGCATGCCAGGCATTCCCAGGTGCAATTCATGGCTATCGGGAACCGCGCCGCGCGCCATCAAGGTCGTGACCAAGGGGATCTGCGCGAGGTCGACCAGTTCGCGAATTTCCGCGGACGCCTCGGCGCGGATCACGCCGCCACCGACATACAGCACCGGGCGCTCGGCGGCCCGAATCATCTCGGCAGCGGCCTTGATCTGTTTGTGGTGCGGCCGGGTCGTGGGGCGGTAGCCCGGAAGGTCAGCCGCATCGGGCCACACATGGGTGGTAGTGGCCGTCAAGGCGTCTTTGGTGATGTCCACGAGCACGGGGCCGGGTCGGCCTGTCGATGCCACGTGGAACGCCTCGCGAATGGCCCGCGGGATGTCCGCAGGGTCTGTGACGAGGTAGTTGTGCTTGGTGATCGGCATGGTGATGCCGCGAATGTCGGCTTCCTGAAAGGCGTCAGTTCCGATCGTCTTGGAACTAACCTGCCCGGTGATAGCGACGATCGGCACCGAGTCCATGTAGGCGTCGGCCAAAGGCGTGACCAGGTTGGTTGCCCCAGGTCCGCTCGTGGCCATACAGACCCCGACTTTGCCTGTTGCCGCCGCGTAGCCCTGGGCCGCATGCCCGGCGCCCTGCTCGTGACGAACCAGAATGTGGCGCACCGTCACCGAGTCCAGCAGCGGGTCATAAGCCGGCAGGATGGCGCCGCCGGGGATCCCGAAGACGGTGTCGACTTCGGCGGCCTCCAACGCCAGGACGAGGCTCTGGGCGCCGGTGACTTCTACCGATTCGGGGCGCACCTGGGAGGCGATATCGGCGGGCGAGGGAGCACGTCGGTCTTGGGCCTTCAGGTCAGTCACGGAGGTCACCGCTTTCATGTGTCGTTCGTCGGGCACAAAAAAACCCTCAGCCCGGAAGGGCAATGAGGGTGAGCGCGCAGGGCCGGAGGCCTAGCGCGCTAAGGAAGTACGAGAATTCGTGCCACGACCTCATCTTCTGTTGGCCAGACTCAATGGTCAACATCGTGAGACAGGCATCTCACTATCCGGTCGCCCCAAAATGACGTGGCATGGCCGGACCCCGATGAGGCAGAGTGCACTCGGCACGTTTCACCGTCGAACAAGGAGCACGCGATGCGCAGCAGCGCCGCAGGATGCGGGGTGGCCGGACTGGCCAGCTTCGGCCTGGTCAGGCCCGCCATCTCACCTCCCCGCCATCGACCGAAAGAGCCGTGCCATGAATCCACTGACCGCTGACGCCATTCGCGCGAGCCTGATCAACACCAGCAAACGAGAGCGCACCCAGGCCACCCTCCCCGACCTCGACATCATTCGCTGGGACCGTCTAGATCTGCTCGGGTGGATCGACCCTAAGCGCCCGCAACTCGCGTATGTCGTGCTCGAGCATGAGGGCACGCCCACCGGAATCATGCTGCGGACGAACGAGCCGTCCGCGCGTAGACGGCGTAAAGCGGTGTGCTCCTGGTGCGAGGACGTGATCGAGACCGACGACGTGTCGATGTACGTGGCTCGCCGCGCCGGTGCACCCGGCCGCCGTGGCGATTCGATCGGGACGCTGATCTGCACCGACTTCCGGTGTTCGCGCAACGTGCGGCGTCAGCCGACCGAGTCCGAGGTCTTCAGCAATGACGAAGACGACAAAGAGATGTACCGGCAACTGCGGATCGCCGGACTACAAGAGCGATCGAGCCGATTCGTCAATCGCGTGCTCGGCGCGAGTGGCTGAGCCTGAGCGGGTTGTGCGTTCCAACTCACGACCTACTATTCGGAGTATGACTTCCGACGTGCGTGAGTGTTCAGTCGCGCGGACTCTGGAACTTGTTGGCACCAAGTGGACCTTGCTGGCGGTGCGCGAGATGCTGATTGGGTGCCATCGATTCGATGAGATCGCGCGCCACACCGGTGCGCCGCGCGACATCCTCACCGATCGTCTTCGCAGGCTGGAGGCCGAGGGTGTCGTGCGGCGGGTGCAATACGAGAAACGCCCTCCACGATTCGAATACCACTTAACTGAAATTGGTCGGTCACTGACGCCCATCATCGCCACGATGCGGGAGTTCGGCGATCGCCACCTCGCCGGGGAGTCCGGCCCGCCCGTGCGCTTCGAACATTCTTGTGGCTCGGAGTATCAGCCGGTCCTTGCGTGCAGGGCTTGCGGAGACATTGTCAGGCACGGCGAGGTCTCCATCGCCGAGATGCCGTCCGCTACTCGTTGAACGGGCTTTCACGCGCCTGACGCACGCCGCCTCGCTCGTAGCGGTAGAGTCACGCTGGTGAGTTGGAAAATCCAATCTAGTCGCTCGGGGCATGGCACGCTCGCTGCCGTGGCCGCGGGGACGGCACTGGTTCTCGTCACGTATGTGACGCCGATGGCGACACTTCCAGTGACCTCCGAAGACGTCGGCGCGGGCGCTGTTGCGCGAGCCTGGATTCTGAGCTCGATGAGCGTCGGCCTTGCGGGCTTCCTGCTGGCTGGGGGGCTCCTAGGGGACCGGCTTGGTCGACGGCGCGTGTATCTCCTGGGGTTGGCCGGCGTCATCGTGGGCGCCGGAGTCGTGGCGGCGAGTTGGAACCCCTGGGTTCTGGTTGGCGGACGACTCATTCAGGGCGCGGGAGGCGCGGCGGTGCTGGCCTGCGGACTCGCCCTACTCGCGCACGCCTACCCGACTGGACCGAACCGCGTCCGCGCTACCTCTGTGTGGGGCGCGAGCGTCGGGGGCGGCATCGCCGGCGGTTCGGTGCTTGCGGTGGTCCTCGATGTCGGTACCGGCTGGCGGGAGAACTACGTAGCCACCGCGGTCGGCGGCGTTGCCATCTTGGCCCTGTCGATGCGCCGGATTCCCGACTCGCGAGCGCAGTCGCCGCGCAGGATCGATGTAACTGGCCTAACACTGCTGTCGTCCGGGCTCATTCTCGCGGTCTGCGCAATGACCGAGGCCCGTACCGGGGTAGGCGCCTCGGTCGTGGTCCTGGCAACAGTCGCCCTGCTCACCTTCGGAGCGTTGATCATCGTGGAGCGGCGAGTACGACAGCCGCTGATCGACCCCGACCTGCTGCGGCTACCGCGATTCCTTGCCACGACGGTCGGCGCGTTGGTTTTGGGCGCCGGGATGATCGGCATGGCGTCATTTCTCCCGACCGTCGCCCAAGCCGGGTTTGGAGAGTCCCTTCAAGCGGCCAGCATGCCCCCTCTGGCCTGGGCGGTCACCAGCACCGTGGCTGCGTTATCGGTGAGAAGGCTGCCGTTCGACCTGCATGGGCCAGGGGCGATCGCCGCGCTGCTGGCCCTCACCGCGTTCAGCATGCTGACGGCCCTGTGGTCGGACTCTTCGGCGGGCTTGGTGGTGCCCCTGGCACTCGCCGGAATCAGCACCGGCTGGCTGAACGCGATACTCGGGCGTGACGCGGTCGCGAGCGTTCCAGCCGACCAGGCTGCCATGGCCAGCGGCGCGAACAACACCGCGCGCTACCTCGGCGCTTCCTGTGGCATCACCCTGTTCGCGATGATCGCGACGTACAGCGGAAGCGGCATCGTGGAGGGCTGGCGGAACGCGGTCGTCGCGTCAGTCATTCTCACGCTGGCTGGGGCGTTTGCCCTCGCGATCCAATCACTGAAGGAGCCGAACTCATGACCCGCGAACGTACCCACACGTGGAGCGACCCGCGCATCCTGGCCCGAGCGGCGGGAGAGTTGGATGGCATCGAATTTTTGAATCAGATCAGCGGGGGTGAGTTACCGCTGCCGCCCGTCAGCTCAACAACTGGGATCATGCCGGTTGAGGCTGGCGACGGGTGGGCCGTTTTCGAAATGGAACCGGCCGAATGGCACTTCAACCCCATCGGCTCGGTCCACGGCGGCATCCTCTCCACGATTGCCGACTCAGCGCTCGGCTGCGCGGTCCAGACCAGGCTTCCCGCAGGAACTGGCTATACCTCCTTGGATCTGACGATCAAGTTCACTCGGGCAGCCAACCTCGACAGCGATCTGCTCCGATGCCGCGGTGACGTCGTGACGATGGGACGCCGTACCGCCACCGCTGAAGCCACCATCGTCGATGCGAAGGGCCGCACCGTTGCCCATGCAATGGCCACCTGCCTGCTGTTTCCCATCCCTCCAGACTCAACGACGTCACAGCTCGCGCAGAAAGACGGAACAACCTCGTGAAGGCATTCGTCGCGACCCACTACGGCGTTGACGGACTGACGCCCAGCGAGGTGCCTACCCCTGCAGTTGGGGCCGACGACGTCCTGGTCGA
Protein-coding regions in this window:
- a CDS encoding acetolactate synthase large subunit, which codes for MKAVTSVTDLKAQDRRAPSPADIASQVRPESVEVTGAQSLVLALEAAEVDTVFGIPGGAILPAYDPLLDSVTVRHILVRHEQGAGHAAQGYAAATGKVGVCMATSGPGATNLVTPLADAYMDSVPIVAITGQVSSKTIGTDAFQEADIRGITMPITKHNYLVTDPADIPRAIREAFHVASTGRPGPVLVDITKDALTATTTHVWPDAADLPGYRPTTRPHHKQIKAAAEMIRAAERPVLYVGGGVIRAEASAEIRELVDLAQIPLVTTLMARGAVPDSHELHLGMPGMHGSVPAVTALQRADLLIALGTRFDDRVTGQLSSFAPYAKVIHADIDPAEISKNRAADVPIVGDCKQVIRALVDMLSPAIEAGEGGDYTAWRRRTATWKKDFPLGYADPEPGGVAPQAVIQRIGELTGPEATYVAGVGQHQMWAAQFVQYERPNSWINSGGAGTMGYAVPAAMGAKVAEPDRVVWAIDGDGCFQMTNQELATCVINNIPIKVAIINNSSLGMVRQWQTLFYSQRYSNTDLHTSAGGSRVPDFVKLAEAYGCAGLRCETPEDVDATIKQALEINDRPVVIDFVVERDAMVWPMVPAGVSNDKVTMARAMTPVWDREDDEASDETAEEL
- a CDS encoding FBP domain-containing protein: MNPLTADAIRASLINTSKRERTQATLPDLDIIRWDRLDLLGWIDPKRPQLAYVVLEHEGTPTGIMLRTNEPSARRRRKAVCSWCEDVIETDDVSMYVARRAGAPGRRGDSIGTLICTDFRCSRNVRRQPTESEVFSNDEDDKEMYRQLRIAGLQERSSRFVNRVLGASG
- a CDS encoding winged helix-turn-helix transcriptional regulator — encoded protein: MTSDVRECSVARTLELVGTKWTLLAVREMLIGCHRFDEIARHTGAPRDILTDRLRRLEAEGVVRRVQYEKRPPRFEYHLTEIGRSLTPIIATMREFGDRHLAGESGPPVRFEHSCGSEYQPVLACRACGDIVRHGEVSIAEMPSATR
- a CDS encoding MFS transporter produces the protein MSWKIQSSRSGHGTLAAVAAGTALVLVTYVTPMATLPVTSEDVGAGAVARAWILSSMSVGLAGFLLAGGLLGDRLGRRRVYLLGLAGVIVGAGVVAASWNPWVLVGGRLIQGAGGAAVLACGLALLAHAYPTGPNRVRATSVWGASVGGGIAGGSVLAVVLDVGTGWRENYVATAVGGVAILALSMRRIPDSRAQSPRRIDVTGLTLLSSGLILAVCAMTEARTGVGASVVVLATVALLTFGALIIVERRVRQPLIDPDLLRLPRFLATTVGALVLGAGMIGMASFLPTVAQAGFGESLQAASMPPLAWAVTSTVAALSVRRLPFDLHGPGAIAALLALTAFSMLTALWSDSSAGLVVPLALAGISTGWLNAILGRDAVASVPADQAAMASGANNTARYLGASCGITLFAMIATYSGSGIVEGWRNAVVASVILTLAGAFALAIQSLKEPNS
- a CDS encoding PaaI family thioesterase, which translates into the protein MTRERTHTWSDPRILARAAGELDGIEFLNQISGGELPLPPVSSTTGIMPVEAGDGWAVFEMEPAEWHFNPIGSVHGGILSTIADSALGCAVQTRLPAGTGYTSLDLTIKFTRAANLDSDLLRCRGDVVTMGRRTATAEATIVDAKGRTVAHAMATCLLFPIPPDSTTSQLAQKDGTTS